A window of Paenibacillus sp. 19GGS1-52 contains these coding sequences:
- a CDS encoding S-layer homology domain-containing protein, whose translation MKHTLKKLTVSATALLTLAFAGQSFAASLPFADLANIPAKDKIVDLQQKGVIHGVSSDKFLPNVSITAAQGIQLFVNALDLNIDLLRFIKAPLATDYYAKANNKAWYAEALIIAANNDIGLPADLDPGKNWSREEFTHQLIQAIEKHSNLPMIKIMPVDIADVSEFTNGYDGSIQLALAIGIAHLDAAGDFNPTDDITRADAAEMMYNALKYIEAHPAPAGGYPE comes from the coding sequence ATGAAACATACATTAAAAAAACTTACAGTTTCGGCAACAGCACTGCTAACCCTGGCCTTTGCAGGACAGAGCTTTGCGGCTTCGTTACCTTTTGCAGATCTGGCCAATATACCAGCAAAAGATAAAATCGTAGACTTACAGCAAAAGGGAGTTATACATGGTGTGAGTAGCGATAAGTTTCTACCAAATGTATCGATTACAGCCGCACAGGGGATTCAGCTGTTCGTTAATGCCCTGGATCTGAATATTGATCTATTGCGTTTTATTAAAGCGCCCCTAGCAACGGATTATTATGCGAAAGCCAATAATAAGGCTTGGTATGCGGAAGCTCTGATTATTGCTGCCAATAATGATATCGGCTTGCCTGCAGATTTGGACCCGGGAAAGAATTGGAGCCGTGAGGAATTTACGCACCAGCTTATCCAGGCTATAGAGAAACATAGCAATCTGCCCATGATCAAAATCATGCCGGTAGACATTGCGGATGTCTCCGAATTTACGAATGGGTATGACGGTTCCATCCAACTGGCTCTTGCTATCGGCATTGCCCACCTGGATGCTGCAGGTGATTTCAATCCTACGGATGATATTACCCGCGCTGATGCTGCGGAAATGATGTACAATGCGCTGAAATATATTGAAGCACATCCGGCACCGGCCGGTGGTTATCCGGAATAA
- a CDS encoding xanthine phosphoribosyltransferase: MKVLQERIRTEGLILSETVLKVDSFLNHQVDTELALQIGQEFKRVFGHLPINKVITIEASGIQFAMAVAIALGVPFIYAKKKKAVTLSEAVYSAPVHSFTRQEDYLISISQKYLGPNDKVLIVDDFLATGAALVGLVDIVNEAGAELLGVGCVIEKSFQEGRSLLEKRGIPVYSLARIASMAPGEVHFIDNDPVVDPIQDKAIAAVQEV; encoded by the coding sequence ATGAAAGTACTACAAGAACGCATTAGAACAGAAGGCCTCATCCTGTCGGAAACGGTGTTGAAGGTAGACTCGTTTCTGAATCATCAGGTTGATACGGAGCTAGCCTTACAAATCGGGCAGGAATTTAAGCGGGTATTTGGACATCTGCCAATCAATAAAGTGATTACAATTGAAGCCAGCGGGATTCAGTTTGCGATGGCTGTGGCGATAGCGCTGGGCGTTCCGTTTATTTATGCCAAGAAAAAGAAAGCAGTAACTCTCTCCGAAGCGGTATATTCAGCCCCGGTACATTCTTTTACCCGGCAAGAGGATTATCTGATCAGCATTTCACAAAAATACCTTGGACCTAACGATAAAGTGCTTATCGTCGATGATTTCTTGGCTACTGGCGCCGCCCTGGTAGGCTTGGTTGATATTGTGAATGAGGCTGGAGCAGAGCTGCTGGGGGTGGGTTGTGTGATCGAGAAGAGCTTTCAGGAAGGGCGCAGCCTGCTGGAGAAACGGGGCATTCCTGTTTACTCACTGGCCCGGATTGCTTCAATGGCCCCGGGAGAAGTCCACTTTATTGACAATGACCCCGTAGTTGATCCAATCCAGGATAAGGCGATTGCTGCGGTACAGGAAGTGTAA